The following are from one region of the Rhizobacter sp. AJA081-3 genome:
- a CDS encoding NAD(P)-binding protein, with amino-acid sequence MSGPSQSVKAQPLNFRRYKDGDAKPLPWQQEIFDADHSHKCPTYIQSTPPCQGSCPSGEDIRSYLNIVRGIEKPPAGVPWQEYAWRRLTEANPLPSVMGRVCPAPCESGCNRNEVEDFVGINSVEHFLGEYAIANKLAFPKPAKQTGKKVAVIGGGPAGLSAAYQLARKGHAVTIFDERTELGGMMRYGIPGFRTPRAVLDAEIQRILDLGVTARMNTRIGTDITMEQIRAEHDAVFLGLGAQSGRPLPVEGSDAPNCVTATAYLKAFNDGRLRHVGKRVVVVGGGDTSIDVATVARRLGHIEQARESDRPEHAIAGQVAHDVAEVTARQGADVTLTSIFAVDKMQASRHEVEHALAEGIAIRGGLAPVKVLRDASGRATGLRVIRCEAKIVGGRLEIKNIEGTEEDLEADLIVSAIGQAVDFTGLESLNNGKGGIAADKNYQVQGQPGMFVGGDVVRPHLLTTAIGHGNIAADGIDRHLAGEALDKRPKIDVHTWDIQRKLVEKGLTVSEVHEPIHGTDSSNVAIHNFDNRSDRYIIPHEELFLGHFQYTERHRRKIVTLNAEQALNNFEERVLPLTEAEAISEAKRCMSCGLCFECDNCVVYCPQTAVFKVPKSKSTTGRYVDTDYSKCIGCHICKDVCPTGYIQMGLGE; translated from the coding sequence ATGTCCGGTCCATCGCAATCGGTGAAGGCCCAGCCGCTGAACTTCCGCCGCTACAAGGACGGCGACGCGAAGCCGCTGCCCTGGCAGCAGGAGATCTTCGACGCCGACCATTCGCACAAGTGCCCGACCTACATCCAGAGCACGCCGCCCTGCCAGGGCTCGTGCCCCTCGGGTGAGGACATCCGCAGCTACCTGAACATCGTGCGCGGCATCGAGAAGCCGCCCGCCGGCGTGCCCTGGCAGGAGTACGCCTGGCGGCGCCTGACCGAGGCCAACCCGCTGCCCTCGGTGATGGGCCGCGTCTGCCCGGCGCCCTGCGAGTCGGGCTGCAACCGCAACGAGGTGGAAGACTTCGTCGGCATCAACTCGGTCGAGCATTTCCTCGGCGAGTACGCGATCGCGAACAAGCTGGCCTTCCCGAAGCCGGCGAAGCAGACCGGCAAGAAAGTGGCCGTCATCGGCGGCGGCCCGGCCGGCCTGTCGGCCGCCTACCAGCTGGCGCGCAAGGGCCACGCGGTGACGATCTTCGACGAGCGCACCGAGCTCGGCGGCATGATGCGCTACGGCATCCCGGGCTTCCGCACGCCGCGCGCGGTGCTCGACGCCGAGATCCAGCGCATCCTCGACCTCGGCGTCACGGCGCGCATGAACACGCGCATCGGCACCGACATCACGATGGAGCAGATCCGCGCCGAGCACGACGCGGTGTTCCTGGGCCTCGGCGCGCAGTCCGGCCGGCCGCTGCCGGTGGAAGGTTCGGACGCACCGAACTGCGTCACCGCCACCGCCTACCTGAAGGCCTTCAACGATGGGCGGCTGCGCCATGTCGGCAAGCGCGTGGTGGTGGTCGGCGGCGGCGACACCTCGATCGACGTGGCCACGGTGGCACGGCGCCTGGGCCACATCGAGCAGGCCCGCGAGAGCGACCGCCCCGAGCACGCCATCGCCGGCCAGGTGGCGCACGACGTCGCCGAGGTGACGGCGCGCCAGGGTGCCGACGTGACCCTGACCTCGATCTTCGCCGTCGACAAGATGCAGGCCAGCCGCCACGAGGTGGAGCACGCGCTGGCCGAAGGCATCGCGATCCGCGGCGGCCTGGCGCCGGTGAAGGTGCTGCGCGACGCCAGCGGCCGCGCCACCGGGCTGCGGGTGATCCGCTGCGAGGCGAAGATCGTCGGCGGCCGGCTCGAGATCAAGAACATCGAAGGCACCGAGGAAGACCTCGAGGCCGACCTGATCGTCTCGGCAATCGGCCAGGCGGTGGATTTCACCGGCCTGGAGTCGCTGAACAACGGCAAGGGCGGCATCGCCGCGGACAAGAACTACCAGGTGCAGGGCCAGCCCGGCATGTTCGTCGGCGGCGACGTGGTGCGCCCGCACCTGCTGACCACGGCGATCGGCCACGGCAACATCGCCGCCGACGGCATCGACCGACACCTGGCCGGCGAGGCGCTCGACAAGCGGCCGAAGATCGACGTGCACACCTGGGACATCCAGCGCAAGCTGGTCGAGAAGGGGCTGACCGTCAGCGAGGTGCACGAGCCGATCCACGGCACCGACAGCAGCAACGTGGCGATCCACAACTTCGACAACCGCTCCGACCGCTACATCATCCCGCACGAGGAGCTGTTCCTCGGCCACTTCCAGTACACCGAGCGGCACCGCCGCAAGATCGTCACGCTCAACGCCGAGCAGGCGCTGAACAACTTCGAGGAGCGGGTGCTGCCGCTCACCGAGGCCGAGGCGATCTCGGAGGCCAAGCGCTGCATGAGCTGCGGCCTGTGCTTCGAGTGCGACAACTGCGTCGTCTACTGCCCGCAGACGGCGGTGTTCAAGGTGCCGAAGTCGAAGTCGACCACCGGCCGCTACGTCGACACCGACTACAGCAAGTGCATCGGCTGCCACATCTGCAAGGACGTGTGCCCGACCGGCTACATCCAGATGGGCCTGGGGGAGTAG
- the dsrK gene encoding sulfate reduction electron transfer complex DsrMKJOP subunit DsrK: MATAAFETPKLKPYPVIPLIAEGSMAHSKPYVASSAIQQNIGFPGELAEGWEQRAIAKMGELLGKYRSLRVYMDACVHCGACSDKCHYFLGTGDPKNMPVARQDLMRAVYRRYFTFAGKHFPKLVGAVDMTKDVLDDWYAYYHQCSECRRCSVFCPYGIDTAEITMAAREIMDAVGLGQKYSNEIIGKVHRIGNNLGLPGPALEDTLLGLEEDVKEDTGVDVRYPLDVQGAEVLLVTPSADFFAEPHVESLIGYGKVFHAAGISWTLSSKASEAGNFGMFIGNYEQLRKIALRIREAALELGVKRIVVGECGHAWRVAYSFWNTLVGIGAGGTDPFAIQLQSQLDGRYKQPMHICELTYDLIQRGALKFDKEKNDDRIITFHDSCNVARASRMGDMPGGQFVIPREIIKAVANRFHDMAPETIHESTFCCGGGGGLLTDDLIELRVKGALPRMEALKNVVDQHGVNFMATICAICKAQFSKVLPYYGFDMGMVGGVHQLVSKSIRLGEPH; encoded by the coding sequence ATGGCCACCGCCGCCTTCGAGACGCCCAAGCTCAAGCCCTACCCGGTGATCCCGCTGATCGCCGAGGGCTCGATGGCGCACAGCAAGCCCTACGTCGCTTCGTCGGCGATCCAGCAGAACATCGGCTTCCCCGGCGAACTGGCCGAAGGCTGGGAGCAGCGTGCCATCGCCAAGATGGGCGAGCTGCTGGGCAAGTACCGGTCCTTGCGCGTCTACATGGACGCCTGCGTGCATTGCGGCGCCTGCTCCGACAAGTGCCACTACTTCCTGGGCACCGGCGACCCGAAGAACATGCCGGTGGCGCGCCAGGACCTGATGCGCGCGGTGTACCGGCGCTACTTCACCTTCGCCGGCAAGCATTTCCCGAAGCTGGTCGGCGCGGTCGACATGACGAAGGACGTGCTGGACGACTGGTACGCCTACTACCACCAGTGCTCGGAGTGCCGCCGCTGCTCGGTGTTCTGCCCCTACGGCATCGACACCGCCGAGATCACCATGGCCGCGCGCGAGATCATGGACGCGGTGGGCCTGGGCCAGAAGTACAGCAACGAGATCATCGGCAAGGTCCACCGCATCGGCAACAACCTCGGCCTGCCCGGCCCGGCGCTGGAAGACACGCTGCTGGGGCTGGAGGAAGACGTCAAGGAAGACACCGGCGTCGACGTGCGCTACCCGCTGGACGTGCAGGGCGCCGAGGTGCTGCTGGTCACGCCCAGCGCCGACTTCTTCGCCGAGCCGCACGTCGAGAGCCTTATCGGCTACGGCAAGGTGTTCCACGCCGCCGGCATCAGCTGGACGCTCAGCTCGAAGGCCAGCGAGGCCGGCAACTTCGGCATGTTCATCGGCAACTACGAGCAGCTGCGCAAGATCGCGCTGCGCATCCGCGAGGCGGCGCTGGAGCTCGGCGTCAAGCGCATCGTGGTCGGTGAATGCGGCCATGCCTGGCGCGTGGCCTACAGCTTCTGGAACACGCTGGTGGGCATCGGCGCGGGCGGCACCGACCCCTTCGCGATCCAGCTGCAGAGCCAGCTCGACGGCCGCTACAAGCAGCCGATGCACATCTGCGAGCTCACCTACGACCTGATCCAGCGCGGCGCACTGAAGTTCGACAAAGAGAAGAACGACGACCGCATCATCACCTTCCACGACTCGTGCAACGTGGCGCGCGCCTCGCGCATGGGCGACATGCCCGGCGGGCAATTCGTGATCCCGCGCGAGATCATCAAGGCGGTGGCAAACCGGTTCCACGACATGGCGCCGGAAACCATCCACGAGAGCACCTTCTGCTGCGGAGGCGGCGGCGGCCTGCTGACCGACGACCTGATCGAGCTGCGCGTCAAGGGGGCGCTGCCGCGCATGGAGGCGCTGAAGAACGTCGTCGACCAGCACGGCGTGAACTTCATGGCGACGATCTGCGCGATCTGCAAGGCGCAGTTCAGCAAGGTGCTGCCCTACTACGGCTTCGACATGGGCATGGTCGGCGGCGTGCACCAGCTCGTCAGCAAGTCGATCCGGCTCGGCGAGCCGCACTGA
- a CDS encoding respiratory nitrate reductase subunit gamma, with protein MSALTIAYALLFYAATAMLVIGVALKIRSYLRTPAPLKIPTTPAPTTQGGVALRLAREVVLFESLFKSSKWTWIFGWMFHAALLLVLLRHLRYFQEPVWTPVLWVQFFGTYAGFAMVAGLAGLWARRFLVDRVRYISTPSDHLHLALLLAIGLSGLTMRFVAHTDIVALKAFMLGLMRFDWQPLPGDPLLLLHLTLVALLMFVFPISKLLHAPGLFFSPSRNQVDNPREVRHVAAWAAALDK; from the coding sequence ATGTCAGCCCTCACGATCGCCTACGCGCTGCTGTTCTATGCGGCCACCGCGATGCTGGTGATCGGCGTCGCGCTGAAGATCCGCAGCTACCTGCGCACGCCCGCGCCGCTGAAGATCCCGACCACGCCAGCGCCAACCACGCAAGGCGGCGTGGCGCTGCGGCTGGCGCGCGAGGTGGTGCTGTTCGAGAGCCTGTTCAAGTCCAGCAAGTGGACCTGGATCTTCGGCTGGATGTTCCATGCCGCGCTGCTGCTGGTGCTGCTGCGCCACCTGCGCTACTTCCAGGAACCGGTGTGGACGCCGGTGCTGTGGGTGCAGTTCTTCGGCACCTATGCCGGCTTCGCGATGGTGGCCGGCCTGGCCGGCCTGTGGGCGCGGCGCTTCCTGGTCGATCGCGTGCGCTACATCTCCACGCCCTCGGACCACCTGCACCTGGCGCTGCTGCTGGCGATCGGCCTGTCGGGCCTGACGATGCGCTTCGTGGCGCACACCGACATCGTCGCGCTGAAGGCCTTCATGCTCGGGCTGATGCGATTCGACTGGCAGCCGCTGCCCGGCGACCCGCTGCTGCTGCTGCACCTCACGCTGGTGGCGCTGCTGATGTTCGTGTTCCCGATCAGCAAGCTGCTGCACGCGCCGGGCCTGTTCTTCAGCCCGTCCCGCAACCAGGTCGACAACCCGCGCGAAGTGCGCCACGTCGCGGCCTGGGCGGCCGCACTCGACAAGTAG
- a CDS encoding TusE/DsrC/DsvC family sulfur relay protein, which yields MGIEINGKNYETDEEGYLINLAEWDEAVANVIAKTENVEMTPSHWEVVNFLRDYYNEYQIAPAVRVLTKAIGKQLGPDKGNSKYLYELFPYGPAKQACKIAGLPKPTGCV from the coding sequence ATGGGCATCGAAATCAACGGCAAGAACTACGAAACCGACGAAGAGGGTTACCTCATCAACCTCGCCGAGTGGGACGAGGCGGTCGCCAACGTCATCGCCAAGACCGAAAACGTCGAGATGACGCCCAGCCACTGGGAAGTCGTCAACTTCCTGCGCGACTACTACAACGAGTACCAGATCGCCCCGGCCGTGCGCGTGCTGACCAAGGCGATCGGCAAGCAGCTCGGGCCGGACAAGGGCAACAGCAAGTACCTCTACGAGCTGTTCCCCTACGGCCCGGCCAAGCAGGCCTGCAAGATCGCCGGCCTGCCCAAGCCGACCGGCTGCGTCTGA
- the tusB gene encoding sulfurtransferase complex subunit TusB, with translation MLHIVNKSHRQTSSLASCLRLAQDGHALLLIEDGVYAATQAGAASAGLAEALKRLKVYALRPDLEARGVAAALAEGVTAVDYTGFVDLVAEHTNNQTWL, from the coding sequence ATGCTGCACATCGTCAACAAGTCGCACCGCCAGACCAGTTCGCTCGCGAGCTGCCTGCGCCTGGCCCAGGACGGCCACGCGCTGCTGCTCATCGAGGACGGCGTCTACGCCGCCACCCAGGCCGGCGCCGCGTCGGCCGGGCTGGCCGAAGCGCTCAAGCGCCTGAAGGTCTACGCACTGCGACCCGATCTCGAAGCCCGCGGCGTCGCCGCGGCCCTGGCCGAGGGCGTCACCGCCGTCGACTACACCGGCTTCGTCGACCTCGTCGCCGAGCACACCAACAACCAGACCTGGCTCTGA
- the tusC gene encoding sulfurtransferase complex subunit TusC, translating to MKKFMFVNRKAPYGTIYALESLEVVLIAATFDQDVSLVFVDDGVYELTKGQDTKGIGIKNHSKTYRALDGYDVEKLYVERESMEARGLGEDDLIVDVEVLSSTEMAALMAEQDVVLSF from the coding sequence ATGAAGAAGTTCATGTTCGTCAACCGCAAGGCCCCCTACGGGACGATCTACGCGCTCGAGAGCCTGGAGGTGGTGCTGATCGCCGCCACCTTCGACCAGGACGTCAGCCTGGTGTTCGTCGACGACGGCGTCTACGAGCTGACCAAGGGCCAGGACACGAAGGGCATCGGCATCAAGAACCACTCCAAGACCTATCGCGCCCTGGACGGTTACGACGTCGAGAAACTCTATGTCGAGCGCGAGTCCATGGAGGCTCGCGGCCTCGGCGAAGACGACCTGATCGTCGATGTCGAGGTGCTCTCGAGCACCGAGATGGCCGCGCTGATGGCCGAGCAGGACGTGGTCCTGAGCTTCTGA
- the tusD gene encoding sulfurtransferase complex subunit TusD → MKFGILLSEGPYTHQAADSAWQFCQAAIAKGHEIHRVFFYHDGVYNATRLTEPPQDDRHIVNRWSALNAEHKVDLVVCVAAALRRGIKDEVLAPGFRISGLGQLVDSGIKADRMVTFGD, encoded by the coding sequence ATGAAGTTCGGCATCCTGCTCAGCGAAGGACCGTACACCCATCAGGCGGCGGACAGCGCCTGGCAGTTCTGCCAGGCCGCCATCGCCAAGGGGCATGAGATCCACCGCGTCTTCTTCTATCATGACGGCGTCTACAACGCGACCCGCCTCACCGAGCCGCCGCAGGACGACCGCCACATCGTCAACCGCTGGTCGGCGCTGAACGCCGAGCACAAGGTCGACTTGGTGGTGTGCGTGGCCGCGGCGCTGCGCCGCGGCATCAAGGACGAGGTGCTGGCGCCGGGCTTCCGCATCAGCGGCCTCGGCCAGCTGGTGGACAGCGGCATCAAGGCGGACCGCATGGTCACCTTCGGCGACTGA
- the dsrB gene encoding dissimilatory-type sulfite reductase subunit beta, producing MATMRTPIESGVPDNRPYLHPALLKNYGNWRYHDRPRPGVLHHVSHSGDEVWSVRAGTQRQMDVYTIRKLCDIADTYAEGHVRFTIRSNIEFMVSDPAKVDPLIGALTEAGFPVGGTGNSVSMIAHTQGWLHCDIPGTDASGAVKALMDDLYTEFIKEDMPNRVHLSTSCCEINCGGQADIAIIVQHTKPPKINHDLVANVCERPAVVARCPVAAIRPALVNGKPSLEVDEKKCICCGACYPPCPPMQINDPEYSKLAIWVGGKNSNARGKPTFMKMVASGLPNNPPRWPEVSEIVKKILYTYKEDARSWERIADWVERIGWPRFFEKCDLPFTKYLIDDWRGSRANLNASTHIRF from the coding sequence ATGGCCACGATGCGCACCCCCATCGAAAGCGGCGTGCCGGACAACCGGCCCTACCTGCACCCTGCCCTGCTGAAGAACTACGGCAACTGGCGCTACCACGACCGGCCGCGCCCCGGTGTGCTGCACCACGTCTCGCACAGCGGCGACGAGGTGTGGAGCGTGCGCGCCGGCACGCAACGGCAGATGGACGTCTACACCATCCGCAAGCTCTGCGACATCGCCGACACGTACGCCGAAGGGCATGTGCGCTTCACGATCCGCAGCAACATCGAGTTCATGGTGTCCGACCCGGCCAAGGTCGACCCGCTGATCGGCGCGCTCACCGAAGCCGGCTTCCCCGTGGGCGGCACCGGCAACTCGGTGTCGATGATCGCCCACACCCAGGGCTGGCTGCACTGCGACATCCCCGGCACCGATGCCTCGGGCGCGGTGAAGGCGCTGATGGACGACCTCTACACCGAGTTCATCAAGGAGGACATGCCCAACCGCGTGCACCTGTCCACCAGCTGCTGCGAGATCAACTGCGGCGGCCAGGCCGATATCGCGATCATCGTGCAGCACACCAAGCCGCCGAAGATCAACCACGACCTGGTGGCCAACGTCTGCGAGCGCCCCGCGGTGGTGGCGCGCTGCCCGGTGGCGGCGATCCGCCCGGCGCTGGTCAACGGCAAGCCTTCGCTGGAAGTCGACGAGAAGAAGTGCATCTGCTGCGGCGCCTGCTACCCCCCGTGCCCGCCAATGCAGATCAACGACCCGGAGTACTCCAAGCTGGCCATCTGGGTGGGCGGCAAGAACTCCAACGCGCGCGGCAAGCCGACCTTCATGAAGATGGTCGCCTCCGGGTTGCCGAACAACCCGCCGCGCTGGCCCGAGGTGTCGGAGATCGTCAAGAAGATCCTCTACACCTACAAGGAAGACGCCCGCTCGTGGGAGCGCATCGCCGACTGGGTGGAGCGCATCGGCTGGCCGCGCTTTTTCGAGAAGTGCGACCTGCCCTTCACCAAGTACCTGATCGACGACTGGCGCGGCTCGCGGGCCAACCTGAACGCGTCGACGCACATCAGGTTCTGA
- the dsrA gene encoding dissimilatory-type sulfite reductase subunit alpha produces the protein MAKKMHDTPMLDQLESGPWPSFVTGLKRLAKDKDYMVDLMGQLETSYRTKKGYWKGGTVGVFGYGGGVIPRFTELKDENDKPVFPDAAEFHTLRVQPPAGMHYNTEVLRKMCDIWERHGSGLIAFHGQSGDIMFQGAKTDKVQDAFDELNELGFDLGGAGPAVRTSMSCVGAARCEQSCYDEAKAHRQVINTFLDDIHRPALPYKFKFKFSGCPNDCMNSIQRSDMAVIGTWRDNMRTDEGLARKWFDAHGMNELVNNVISRCPTKTILLKEVKDVAQGPTISSVKISDSHALEIDNSNCVRCMHCVNVMTGALAKGTDTGATILIGGKRTLKIGDLMGTVVVPFLPLKTEEDYEALVELGQKVIDFFAENALEHERTGEMIERIGLVNFLEGIGVDIDPNMVATPRTNPYVRMDGWDDEVARINAKKTA, from the coding sequence CAGCTGGAGACGTCCTACCGCACCAAGAAGGGCTACTGGAAGGGCGGCACGGTCGGCGTGTTCGGCTACGGCGGCGGCGTGATCCCGCGCTTCACCGAGCTGAAGGACGAGAACGACAAGCCGGTGTTCCCCGACGCCGCCGAGTTCCACACGCTGCGCGTGCAGCCGCCCGCCGGCATGCACTACAACACCGAGGTGCTGCGCAAGATGTGCGACATCTGGGAGCGCCACGGCTCGGGCCTGATCGCCTTCCACGGCCAGTCCGGGGACATCATGTTCCAGGGCGCCAAGACCGACAAGGTGCAGGACGCCTTCGACGAGCTCAACGAGCTCGGATTCGACCTCGGCGGCGCCGGCCCGGCGGTGCGCACCTCGATGAGCTGCGTCGGCGCGGCGCGCTGCGAGCAGAGCTGCTACGACGAGGCCAAGGCGCACCGGCAGGTGATCAACACCTTCCTCGACGACATCCACCGCCCGGCGCTGCCCTACAAGTTCAAGTTCAAGTTCTCGGGCTGCCCGAACGACTGCATGAACTCGATCCAGCGCTCGGACATGGCCGTCATCGGCACCTGGCGCGACAACATGCGCACCGACGAAGGCCTGGCGCGCAAGTGGTTCGATGCCCACGGCATGAACGAGCTGGTCAACAACGTGATCTCGCGCTGCCCGACCAAGACCATCCTGCTCAAGGAGGTCAAGGACGTCGCCCAGGGCCCGACCATCTCCAGCGTGAAGATCAGCGACAGCCACGCGCTGGAGATCGACAACAGCAACTGCGTGCGCTGCATGCACTGCGTCAACGTGATGACCGGCGCGCTGGCCAAGGGCACCGACACCGGCGCCACCATCCTGATCGGCGGCAAGCGCACGCTGAAGATCGGCGACCTGATGGGCACCGTGGTCGTGCCTTTCCTGCCGCTGAAGACCGAGGAAGACTACGAGGCGCTGGTCGAGCTCGGCCAGAAGGTGATCGACTTCTTCGCCGAGAACGCGCTCGAGCACGAGCGCACCGGCGAGATGATCGAGCGCATCGGCCTGGTCAATTTCCTCGAAGGCATCGGCGTGGACATCGACCCGAACATGGTCGCCACGCCGCGCACCAACCCCTACGTTCGCATGGATGGCTGGGACGACGAAGTCGCCCGCATCAACGCGAAGAAGACCGCCTGA